A single genomic interval of Pyrus communis chromosome 7, drPyrComm1.1, whole genome shotgun sequence harbors:
- the LOC137739721 gene encoding reticulon-like protein B8 isoform X1, translating to MTEKITAEDQVNNNAGTLADTKLKSGSLFGEETSSSVTTQFNRLFGRQKPVHHILGGGKSADVLLWRNKKISASVLTAATVVWVLFEWLSYHFLTLVGFALVVGMLVQFLWSNFSGMISSSSPSKVPRLVLPEDLFVNIAVSIGAEINQGLAFVQDVAYGGNVKQFLMVVGSLWIAAVIGSWFNFLTILYIGFVAAHTLPVLYERYDDQVDSFVYQVLGLLQHNYRKLDAGVLSKIPKGKLNWKKYE from the exons ATGACTGAGAAAATAACTGCCGAGGATCAAGTGAACAACAATGCGGGCACACTTGCTGATACGAAACTGAAATCTGGCTCTTTATTTGGGGAAGAGACATCAAGCTCGGTCACCACTCAGTTCAATCGGCTGTTTGGACGCCAGAAACCTGTCCACCACATTTTGGGTGGAGGCAAAT CTGCTGATGTCTTGTTGTGGAGGAACAAAAAGATTTCAGCTAGTGTTTTAACTGCTGCAACTGTTGTCTGGGTGCTCTTTGAATGGCTCAGTTATCATTTCTTGACTCTTGTGGGGTTTGCTTTGGTTGTTGGCATGCTTGTTCAGTTCCTGTGGTCAAATTTTTCAGGCATGATTAGCAG CAGTTCCCCATCTAAAGTACCTCGACTTGTTCTGCCCGAGGACTTATTCGTCAATATTGCCGTCTCAATTGGTGCTGAAATTAATCAAGGGTTGGCATTTGTTCAAGATGTGGCATATGGAGGAAATGTGAAGCAATTCCTTATG GTTGTAGGAAGCTTGTGGATTGCTGCTGTGATAGGAAGCTGGTTCAATTTTCTGACCATTTTATACATTG GTTTTGTTGCTGCTCACACTTTGCCGGTTCTGTATGAGAGATACGATGATCAGGTTGACAGCTTTGTATACCAGGTCCTCGGGCTGCTTCAACACAATTACCGGAAGCTGGATGCCGGTGTCCTCAGCAAGATACCTAAAGGAAAGCTGAACTGGAAGAAGTATGAATAG
- the LOC137739721 gene encoding reticulon-like protein B8 isoform X2, with product MTEKITAEDQVNNNAGTLADTKLKSGSLFGEETSSSVTTQFNRLFGRQKPVHHILGGGKSADVLLWRNKKISASVLTAATVVWVLFEWLSYHFLTLVGFALVVGMLVQFLWSNFSGMISSSPSKVPRLVLPEDLFVNIAVSIGAEINQGLAFVQDVAYGGNVKQFLMVVGSLWIAAVIGSWFNFLTILYIGFVAAHTLPVLYERYDDQVDSFVYQVLGLLQHNYRKLDAGVLSKIPKGKLNWKKYE from the exons ATGACTGAGAAAATAACTGCCGAGGATCAAGTGAACAACAATGCGGGCACACTTGCTGATACGAAACTGAAATCTGGCTCTTTATTTGGGGAAGAGACATCAAGCTCGGTCACCACTCAGTTCAATCGGCTGTTTGGACGCCAGAAACCTGTCCACCACATTTTGGGTGGAGGCAAAT CTGCTGATGTCTTGTTGTGGAGGAACAAAAAGATTTCAGCTAGTGTTTTAACTGCTGCAACTGTTGTCTGGGTGCTCTTTGAATGGCTCAGTTATCATTTCTTGACTCTTGTGGGGTTTGCTTTGGTTGTTGGCATGCTTGTTCAGTTCCTGTGGTCAAATTTTTCAGGCATGATTAGCAG TTCCCCATCTAAAGTACCTCGACTTGTTCTGCCCGAGGACTTATTCGTCAATATTGCCGTCTCAATTGGTGCTGAAATTAATCAAGGGTTGGCATTTGTTCAAGATGTGGCATATGGAGGAAATGTGAAGCAATTCCTTATG GTTGTAGGAAGCTTGTGGATTGCTGCTGTGATAGGAAGCTGGTTCAATTTTCTGACCATTTTATACATTG GTTTTGTTGCTGCTCACACTTTGCCGGTTCTGTATGAGAGATACGATGATCAGGTTGACAGCTTTGTATACCAGGTCCTCGGGCTGCTTCAACACAATTACCGGAAGCTGGATGCCGGTGTCCTCAGCAAGATACCTAAAGGAAAGCTGAACTGGAAGAAGTATGAATAG